GCACACTTCCCCAACATTACTGGAATTGGTTTGCATATTAATTGGAGACTGATCTGCATTTTCGTTTTGCAGAACATGAAGATTGAGAGAGATTCAATGTTGGGGATGCATTGGTGAGGATGGTCTTGCCCGTTGTCCTTTCGGCCATGCTTGTAGTCTATAGCCCTTGTATTTCAAAGTCTCCACCAGTTTCATGATGTCAACATTGTTTTGTCATCCTTGCAGCACTCTTGAGAACAGTTAAATTACCAATCTGTCCCCAATTCCCAGTTTTACTTCACCAAAGAAAAGAAAGTTACGGATGGCGTTTGGAACGAGATTTCGGGTTCGACACCTAATTGACAAACTGATCcctaacattttttttaaaaaaaggaaaagaaagttACTGTGTCTATCTGAAATGATACGTAGGAACCTTTTTACAACTTAACTGAAAAATACTTGACATCCTCCTATATAtaaatgaaaagataaaacaCAAAAATCCATTAACTTTTTTTAAATCATGACGAGCAACACAAAAATTTGGGGAAAAAAATAAGTTTCAAAAAGTTTTATTCGTTACAAGTATTATTTATACGTCCAAAGCGCAACCAGAACCACTGAAAAAAGGAATATAATTTATGATCCTTGCATGTCATAGCAAATACATTGACTGTGATTTGTGAGCTCTAAGTAGAATAAACATAAAGCTTGACTTCACCAAATAGAGGTAGGCACTTTCGCCTCCGaacttgaacttgaacttggAAATCATAAGCATATATGACCTTTAACAACTTGTGCACCAAGCAAGCATACGAAGCCCTGCTGATTCTATCCAAGAAGCGTAATAATATCTATTCATCGTGCTCATGCTGGCCCTTGTAGTATATAATGATTTGTGTAACGGGTTACCAGAAGAACGACGAAAGAGTTGTTAATGAACTTCCTGTTACAATTTCCAGATGTAGTAGAAAAGCGGATGCACGTCTATCACTTTGGAGCCAGCCTTATAGGACAGACAGAAAAGGCAACACATCGAGCAGCTTTTGCCAACATAAAGCGCTCATTTTCCGTCAATGGCCTCTCAATGACCTTCACAATATTTGCGTCCTAACACAAAGAAGGTTCCAAGTACCATCAGCACTGAATGAACACTACAAGGGTCATTATTGTTTTCTGTAACTCAATTTCCTTTGGTAACAATTAAAGGGGCTGGCCAAAATAGTAATAGCAATGTGATTTAGAGTTTTGTGGTTACAAATATCTCTCTCCAGGTTGGGGTTAGCCATACCTTCTGTGGCGGTAAAAGAGAAGGTTTCACACTGGCCGTGTCACCAATTACAATTACATTGTTAATATTCCCCCTTTCGTCCCTTTCTGTTGGTGAAGCTGTTGAATGCCTCCAGTTTTCATTAATAATGTACTTGTAGTAATATCTGTAACATATATTTTACGATTCAGCATCTTGGTGGTTATGAATCTAAAACTTAGTCCTTATCATGACAGGAACGAACAATTGAGGGATTCCCTCACAGCACATAAGTATCTGGTCCTTTCATGGTTTAATTGACTGGAATGTAAGCCTTCTACTCACCGAAATTTTGTAAGAAAGCAATACCTGCCGAAGACTATAGCTTGACGACAGACCCTCAGATTATTAGGCTTCTAAATGAGAGGATAAGGAAACTTACTTTCCCTGTGGAAGTCTAATATCAACTTCATATCTGGGGCCACCCTTGTGCACTGCCTTGATGGGCTCTTTCCAGTTTCCCGTAAAATCTCCTACCAAGTATACATCTTCCCCCTGCAAGAAGAAGATTTCTCAGATTAAAAAAACTAAAGTAGACACAGATTCCCAAGCTGATAACAAAGATGAAACTGAAAGCATGTAGCGAAGGCTACATGCTTTCAGTTTCATCTTTGTTATCAGCTTGGGAATCTGTGTCTGCTCCGGCTACATGCTTTCAGTTTCATCGGCTACATGGCCCTTAACCAATAGAGACCTCGGCACTTAATGAGTTGGGAATTATCTCCTCACCTCGTGACCGTTCCACACAAAAGTTATAGCATGGGTTGAAGGTCCATCATGGATGCCACTTTCAACCATGGCAATAAGATCCCATGTTGCCCAGGCAATTGCTGGCCTGCATTTAAAATCTTGGTTAGAAGCTCAAATCAGAGTGCGCCGTGCCAAATGATTGGTAGATATTCAATATTAATTTAGTACAATATTCTTAGAGAACCAGAATTAACATTACATTTTACTGATAGGATTCACACAAGGACAAAAGTTAAGAACAAGGATAAGGCTGTTTATGGCATCACATTCTTTACAAAGTTTGAGAACGGATGAAGTGTCAAACCTATCAGGCTTGCATGTATGCAAACCAGTAACAAAATTGTGAGCAGCATGAAGGGAGGTATCTGTTATCCAGTGTAGGTAGGCAATCACACAAGCAGGTGATCGGTCAAACCCAGTGGTGCAAGTAATATAAACACAATGGTTCTTCTTAAGTAAGCGTAGCAGAAGACCCACGCAGAATGGCAGTTTTTTTCTCATGTCAAAAGAATCTGAGTccctaaaataaaaaatgataataaaaagaaaatcataagtgCAGAAAACATAGGAGAAAAGATTTCATAtaataaactctttaaaataCAACAATATGAAACTGTGTTGTTATTTACTTTTTGAGGTATTTCGCGCATCAACAGATTTAGACGAGGATAAGTAggtgaaaattattttaaatagaaaGCATAACGACACTGAATTATATTATTCTTCCCAAGAAAGCACCATGCAACAACCTTATGGGATAGTTAATCATAAGGACATTAAACTTTTGGCATGACTCATTGATCGAATTTGAATCAATTCCCCAATTTGCAGCTTCAATTGTACTCTGGAAATTCAGTACTGCTGTCACTCCCTGCAGACATCGCAAAATGTTTCGGTTTAGCAAAGGAACCCGAGACGACCAATACATTGCACGAGATAAGGGTAATAAACCAGAACAGAAGTACCTAGTAATAtggttcatttaaaataactaaataaaaaaattgtgttcAGAGGACTACATATCCAAACTATTCCAAAGATTTCATAGACAATAACAATCTGTTTCAATTATGTTAAGGAAATGGATAATACTAATAATGCACCAGATGCTTTACTAATATAATGGAACAGTATCATTTTGTGACTCCTGAAAAAGACTGCCAAGATAGGTGGTGGAGAAAATTTACATATCATTTTGGGTGCGTAAGAGACGGGTGAGATGAAAATCTAAGgggaaaattttataaatcaaacaATAGTAAAGAATATAAGGGTATGTTAGCTCTCACCACCATGTCAAACAGTGTCCCTACATCTTTTTCTGTTTGAAT
The sequence above is a segment of the Primulina tabacum isolate GXHZ01 chromosome 6, ASM2559414v2, whole genome shotgun sequence genome. Coding sequences within it:
- the LOC142549840 gene encoding phosphoglucan phosphatase LSF1, chloroplastic-like isoform X3, whose amino-acid sequence is MVGDTLKKASESSTSKLVEIKDYGDIEILVKEKAGSCSLVLERPFSPFPIHLYLLNDLDTLFNQGLVPIATWNDSTQSSNSNASGEDAGNSGSVTFCPKLLSSKGWKYMNDQNKNGQPKIAKNSPTLPFGPLVATFTEELPENAEWGHGSFPLEEYVKALERSSEELYYNHSLGMRYSKITEQIYVGSCIQTEKDVGTLFDMVGVTAVLNFQSTIEAANWGIDSNSINESCQKFNVLMINYPIRDSDSFDMRKKLPFCVGLLLRLLKKNHCVYITCTTGFDRSPACVIAYLHWITDTSLHAAHNFVTGLHTCKPDRPAIAWATWDLIAMVESGIHDGPSTHAITFVWNGHEGEDVYLVGDFTGNWKEPIKAVHKGGPRYEVDIRLPQGKYYYKYIINENWRHSTASPTERDERGNINNVIVIGDTASVKPSLLPPQKDANIVKVIERPLTENERFMLAKAARCVAFSVCPIRLAPK